Proteins from a genomic interval of Hippocampus zosterae strain Florida chromosome 14, ASM2543408v3, whole genome shotgun sequence:
- the kcnf1b gene encoding potassium voltage-gated channel subfamily F member 1, with protein MWTIPKPRYRTSSCGEPEITVNIGGVRVVLFRDVLNRYPESRLAELVNCSSAQNPELFSSLCDDFDPGRREFYFDRDPDAFKCIIDVYYFDEIHIKHGICPICFIKEMEFWKIDQSALDECCKSYLSEKEGELKEIARKVKVILEDMEVDRSATGTQRCQRFLWRLMEKPGSSFPARIVAIASFLSVLVSAVVMCVGTIPELQVTDAEGELVEHPTLEAIETACMLWFTAEYLLRLASSPNKLHFAFSFMNIVDFMAIMPFYVVLSLTYLGTSSMMELGNVQQAVQALRIMRIARVFKLARHSSGLQTLTYALKKSLKELGLLLMYMGVGIFVFSALGYTMEQSHPETLFRSIPQSFWWAIITMTTVGYGDIYPKTTLGKCNAAVSFLCGVIAIALPIHPIINNFVVFYNKQQVLETAAKHEVELMELKSAGDERRKDSDKDDAYRE; from the coding sequence atgtggacgaTCCCGAAACCTAGGTACAGAACCAGTTCGTGTGGTGAGCCCGAGATCACCGTAAACATCGGCGGGGTGCGAGTGGTGCTTTTCAGGGATGTTTTGAATCGTTACCCGGAGAGCAGACTGGCCGAGTTGGTTAACTGCTCGTCGGCGCAGAATCCTGaacttttttcctctctctgtgACGACTTTGACCCCGGGCGAAGGGAGTTTTATTTCGACCGGGATCCAGATGCGTTCAAGTGCATTATCGATGTTTATTACTTCGACGAAATTCACATTAAACACGGCATTTGCCCCATTTGTTTCATCAAGGAGATGGAGTTTTGGAAAATAGACCAAAGCGCTTTGGACGAGTGCTGCAAAAGTTACTTGAGCGAGAAGGAGGGAGAGCTGAAAGAAATTGCGAGGAAAGTGAAGGTGATTTTGGAAGACATGGAGGTGGACCGGAGTGCAACGGGAACGCAGAGGTGCCAACGGTTCTTGTGGAGGCTCATGGAGAAGCCCGGTTCCTCTTTCCCTGCGCGCATCGTCGCCATAGCGTCCTTTCTCTCCGTCCTGGTCTCAGCGGTGGTGATGTGCGTGGGAACCATCCCGGAATTGCAGGTAACAGACGCCGAGGGAGAGCTGGTGGAGCACCCAACTTTGGAGGCTATTGAAACGGCGTGCATGCTGTGGTTCACCGCGGAGTACCTGCTGCGCCTCGCGTCCTCGCCCAATAAGTTACACTTCGCATTCTCCTTCATGAACATTGTGGACTTCATGGCTATTATGCCTTTCTACGTGGTCCTCAGTTTGACGTACCTCGGTACCAGCTCCATGATGGAATTGGGCAACGTTCAGCAGGCTGTGCAGGCACTGCGCATTATGCGCATCGCGCGCGTCTTCAAGTTGGCGCGCCACTCGTCGGGACTGCAGACGCTCACGTACGCGCTCAAGAAGAGCCTCAAAGAGCTGGGCCTGCTGCTCATGTATATGGGCGTAGGTATATTCGTGTTCTCCGCTCTGGGCTACACCATGGAGCAAAGTCACCCCGAGACTCTGTTCCGGAGCATTCCACAGTCCTTCTGGTGGGCCATTATCACCATGACGACGGTGGGATATGGAGACATCTATCCCAAAACTACACTTGGCAAGTGTAATGCGGCCGTGAGTTTCCTATGTGGGGTCATAGCCATCGCCTTGCCCATACACCCCATCATTAATAACTTTGTGGTGTTCTACAACAAACAGCAAGTGCTGGAGACTGCAGCCAAGCATGAAGTGGAACTGATGGAGCTCAAGTCTGCTGGGGATGAACGCAGAAAAGACAGTGACAAAGATGACGCTTATCGTGAATAA